One region of Lathamus discolor isolate bLatDis1 chromosome 2, bLatDis1.hap1, whole genome shotgun sequence genomic DNA includes:
- the GOLGA4 gene encoding golgin subfamily A member 4 isoform X4 → MFKKLKQKISEEQEQASPRGARGRAAPLPSQVPSKSPPPLGRSSSTSSFTDQTDDDSLPDKENSCREPLLLYKENNGSGSASPQESLERTSSRDFLNRLDLDTAGPTFDPPSDIESEPEEPLGKMDSLSKEQLLQRLRRMERSLGNYRGKYSELVSAYQVTQREKKKLQGVLSQTQDKALRRIGELREELQMDQQAKKHLQEEFDASLEEKDQLISVLQTQVSLLKQRLQNGQISTELPDPNTQSEPPGESPTREVNVDNFGDPGSNGGNGDSVKTLETLHQRVKRQENLLQRCKEVIRSHKERCAQLTNEKEALQEQLEERLQELEKMKDLQMAEKTKLITQLRDAKNLIEQLEQDKGMVIAETKRQMHETLELKEEEIAQLRARIKQMTTKGEELKEQKEKSEKAAFEELERALSIAQKTEEARKKLQAEMDEKIKAVEKASEEERVNLQRELTRVKQEVVEIMKKSSEERVAELENFHKKELATKEQELNERLQAQEKAFQERMKAALEKNQSECLKTLQEQEQQESLALEELELQKKAIQSECDKKVQMMHQEVETCRTRILELESSLAKYSQNDRKQSEELSTLMESEKEQHNKEMTEMAEKHKKEMENMKQQQEKIWTEKLQILKQQQVAEIEKMREKQEEEIDTILKEKETVFCAHIEEMNEKTLEKLDVKQTELEALSSELSEALKIRHDLEQELSELNSKVCEAKQELEEERKRHNEEVEVMLKEHEMSIQGVEKVLKEELNKLKQSLEEKDRHLEELKAHEQKLKESAERSEAELVRVSAKLEEISESHQKTSNEQAKTYEEALAKLQQKLADLEGEKLQLSEQLEKNQSQSNEVKSELGAYISQVRDLKQHLQEQSNENTLKLTSLTQQYECQLKDLQKEADEMKRSLTEKENEIEHMKKLQDKQVEELKQKLLGAEDRIGALQGEYESKLKRQENKMEKIKQKSKDMQETFKNKLAEQEAKLKKELENKQLEFSQKESEFNAKMLEMAHASSAGMNDAVSKLESNQKEQLEALAEAHRRELEEIVQSWEKKLNQQVEELQEKHDMELQEKEQEVGDLKQKLVTFSAEEESSRTEITQLKEEQVKREESLKELQEQLRQSVSKVSALSDKESDLKAQLKKLESDLNQSLKERSELEEQLNKQKAVEEQDKARITELADTLKTLEEKLQTMQSSLYKDHENYEKKIEAIQLKETELKRQTGELAAQLDAYWKNAEALLQTKSSELIDKCSEKIGLVKCKLADCERRTAKVKEAVLIKINKIPQLEAQLREVSDHHSAANTSLQKSMQQLQERDNVIMSLRTDIEGLLTEKEQLQKEGGHQQQAASEKETCITQLKKELSENINAVTSMREELQEKESEISALNKTINDLNVRLESTVSLTEKEAAMSLLSKQHQEDRLQLLNQVQELSSRVEMLGQEKALALDQVDQCTAKLSEWKTKAQTKFTQNHDTIKDLQSKLELSNIEGNKKDEELNKLKEQLAQQSKNIDSLRSELEQKQNRRGKQESDLTAKINHQAARIAELEEHVAQKTSENDSLREELKKHNEQKDMEQQEIAWQLQQAEKVAFEKDNRFKEAEEKVLHLEKQIGSLKAEFESKEREFDQMKSAILKSKEEELKELEEKLNAENSTKLTDLKKKAEQKIGSIRRQLMSQMEEKEQQFQQDKENQLRELEQKVQERDAKIESLELTIKSTRDPTALEKEMLQKVESVKAAVEQDKNNMLESVKQTYEEKIHILHKDLTEKDGLLEKYEKEQQKSIDSHLELQNKQVELLKTLECIEKSYQEEQSRTESLKKELEEQTKKYSLLADEHARCGGDLASSREELKAKEQKCLDMENIVGDFQKKMQEKEAVSQSLEQKIKELENNLVKENEVHKIEVEDVSLRYEEKLKSLQQQLDERNGSLKAFEENAAEKAKSGLELQKVLDDMQNQQKDLQAKLEETEREKQKLRKEVNNLQKDLRALRKEHQQELEILKKESLEEMEQKIRCEQEDIELKHNSTIKQLMREFNTQLAQKERELETAVKETMSKAQDVENELIENHHIETTQLRKKIAEKDDDLKRTVKKYEEILEAREEEMTAKVHELQAQLEDLKKEHKERMAEEERWNNEKVTITELQAQLAQKTTLVNDSKLKEQEFKEQINVLEDRLRNYEKNMYVTSVGTPYRDGSLHHTDVSLFGEPTEFEYLRKVLFEYMMGRETKTMAKVITTVLKFPADQTQKILEREDARPLFASPRSGIF, encoded by the exons AACTCCTGTAGAGAGCCACTTCTCCtatacaaagaaaacaatggaAGTGGATCAGCCTCTCCACAG GAGTCCCTGGAACGAACTTCTTCAAGAGACTTCTTGAATCGACTGGACTTGGACACAGCTGGTCCCACCTTTGATCCACCTTCTGACATTGAAAGTGAGCCGGAAGAGCCTCTGGGAAAAATGGACAGCCTCAGcaaagagcagctgctgcagcgaCTGCGCAGGATGGAACGCAGCTTGGGCAACTACAGGGGAAAGTACTCGGAG ctAGTGTCTGCTTATCAAGTTACCCAGCGGGAGAAGAAGAAGCTACAG ggTGTTCTGAGTCAAACTCAGGATAAAGCACTTCGCAGAATTGGAGAACTGAGGGAG GAGCTCCAGATGGATCAACAGGCTAAGAAACATCTCCAAGAGGAATTTGATGCTTCCTTAGAAGAAAAGGACCAACTTATTAGTGTCCTGCAAACTCAG gtatCATTGTTGAAACAGAGGTTACAGAATGGGCAGATAAGTACTGAATTGCCTGATCCAAATACTCAGTCTGAACCACCAGGGGAAAGTCCAACAAGAGAAGTCAATGTAGACAATTTTGGGGATCCTGGAAGCAATG GGGGTAATGGAGATTCTGTTAAAACACTGGAAACTCTTCATCAGAGGGTGAAGCGCCAAGAGAACTTGCTGCAGCGTTGTAAGGAGGTGATTCGGTCGCATAAGGAGCGCTGTGCCCAGTTAACCAATGAGAAAGAGGCACTTCAGGAACAGTTAGAAGAGAGGCTTCAGGAACTGGAGAAAATGAAG GACCTTCAGATGGCTGAGAAGACTAAACTGATTACGCAGCTGCGCGATGCGAAGAATTTGATTGAGCAGCTAGAACAAGACAAG GGCATGGTAATTGCAGAGACAAAGCGACAAATGCACGAAACACTGGAATTGAAGGAGGAGGAGATAGCCCAGCTGCGTGCTCGGATCAAACAAATGACTACAAAAGGCGAGgaattaaaagaacagaaagaaaaatctgaaaaagctG cttttgAAGAACTTGAGAGGGCTTTGAGTATTGCCCAAAAGACAGAGGAAGCCCGGAAAAAATTGCAGGCAGAAATGGATGAAAAAATCAAAGCTGTAGAAAAGGCAAGTGAGGAAGAGAGGGTAAATCTTCAACGGGAGTTAACCAGAGTGAAACAAGAGGTGGTTGAGATTATGAAG AAGTCTTCAGAGGAGCGTGTTGCTGAACTAGAAAACTTCCATAAAAAAGAGCTGGCTACCAAAGAACAGGAGCTAAATGAGAGATTACAGGCCCAAGAAAAGGCATTCCAGGAGAGGATGAAGGCAGCTCTT gaaaaaaatcaaagtgagTGTTTGAAAACCCTTCAAGAGCAAGAGCAGCAAGAATCCTTAGCCTTGGAAGAATtagagctgcagaagaaagcaaTACAGTCAGAGTGTGACAAGAAGGTTCAGATGATGCATCAAGAAGTAGAGACTTGTAGAACT AGGATTCTTGAACTGGAAAGCTCACTTGCAAAGTATTCTCAAAATGACAGAAAGCAATCAGAGGAATTAAGTACTCTGATGGAGTCTGAAAAAGAGCAGCACAATAAGGAGATGActgaaatggctgaaaaacacaagaaagaaatggagaacatgaaacagcagcaggaaaagattTGGACTGAAAAACTTCAAATCTTAAAGCAACAGCAAGTagctgaaatagaaaaaatgagagagaaacaaGAAGAAGAGATAGATAcaattttgaaagagaaagagacTGTTTTCTGTGCACACATAGAAGAGATGAATGAAAAAACATTGGAAAAACTTGATGTGAAACAAACAGAACTAGAAGCACTGTCTTCTGAGCTGTCAGAAGCACTAAAAATACGTCATGATTTAGAACAAGAGCTCTCAGAATTGAATAGTAAAGTGTGTGAAGCAAAGCAAGAAttggaagaagagaggaaacgGCACAATGAAGAGGTGGAAGTCATGTTAAAAGAGCATGAAATGTCTATTCAAGGTGTTGAGAAGGTACTCAAAGAGGAACTTAACAAACTCAAGCAATCATTGGAGGAGAAGGACAGACATCTGGAGGAACTAAAAGCACATGAACAGAAACTAAAGGAATCTGCAGAAAGATCTGAAGCTGAACTTGTCCGAGTGTCTGCAAAGCTAGAGGAGATTTCAGAATCTCATCAGAAAACTTCTAATGAGCAAGCAAAGACTTATGAAGAGGCATTagcaaagctgcagcagaagctggcAGATCTTGAAGGTGAAAAATTGCAACTTAGTGAGCAGctagaaaaaaatcagtctcaGTCTAATGAAGTCAAGAGTGAGTTAGGGGCATACATCTCTCAGGTACGTGACCTGAAGCAGCATTTGCAAGagcaaagcaatgaaaacacaCTAAAGTTAACCTCTCTAACACAGCAGTATGAATGTCAACTGAAGGATCTACAAAAAGAAGCTGATGAGATGAAGAGAAGTCTaactgagaaggaaaatgaaattgaaCACATGAAGAAGTTACAGGACAAGCAAGTGGAAGAGCTTAAACAGAAACTGTTAGGTGCGGAGGATAGAATTGGTGCTTTACAAGGAGAATATGAAAGTAAACTGAAACGTCAGGAgaataaaatggagaaaattaaacagaaatccAAAGATATGCAGGaaactttcaaaaataaactTGCTGAACAAGAGGCTAAACTAAAAAAGGAGCTTGAAAACAAGCAGTTGGAGTTCAGTCAGAAAGAGAGTGAGTTCAATGCTAAAATGTTGGAAATGGCACATGCCAGCTCAGCTGGAATGAATGATGCTGTGTCAAAACTGGAATCTAATCAGAAAGAGCAACTGGAGGCTCTCGCTGAGGCTCATAGGAGGGAGTTGGAAGAAATTGTCCagagttgggaaaaaaaactcAATCAGCAGGTTGAAGAGCTCCAGGAAAAACATGATATGGAACTGCAAGAGAAAGAGCAGGAAGTTGGAGACCTAAAACAGAAGCTTGTGACCTTCAGTGCTGAGGAGGAGAGCTCCAGAACAGAAATAACCCAACTGAAGGAAGAACAGGTGAAAAGGGAAGAGTCTCTGAAGGAACTGCAAGAACAGCTAAGGCAGTCAGTGTCTAAGGTGAGTGCTTTGTCAGATAAGGAGAGTGACCTGAAAGCACAGTTGAAAAAATTGGAGAGTGATCTTAATCAGTCCCTGAAAGAACGGTCAGAACTGGAGGAACAGCTCAATAAACAGAAAGCAGTTGAAGAACAGGATAAAGCCAGAATTACCGAGCTGGCTGATACCCTGAAAACCCTTGAGGAGAAACTCCAAACAATGCAGTCTTCTCTGTATAAAGATCATGaaaattatgagaaaaaaatagaggcAATTCAGCTAAAAGAAACTGAGCTTAAGAGGCAGACAGGAGAACTTGCAGCCCAGTTAGATGCTTATTGGAAGAATGCTGAAGCCTTAttacaaacaaaaagcagtgaaTTAATTGATAAATGTAGTGAAAAAATTGGCCTGGTAAAATGCAAACTTGCAGATTGCGAGCGCCGAACTGCAAAAGTTAAAGAAGCAgtgttaataaaaattaataagatTCCTCAACTAGAAGCTCAACTTAGAGAAGTATCAGACCATCATTCTGCTGCAAATACTTCATTGCAGAAGTCAATGCAACAGCTGCAAGAGAGGGACAATGTAATTATGTCCCTGAGAACTGACATTGAAGGACTTCTGACAGAAAAGGAACAACTGCAGAAAGAGGGAGGGCATCAGCAGCAAGCAGcgtcagaaaaagaaacttgcATTACACAACTGAAGAAAGAGTTGTCTGAAAATATCAACGCTGTCACCTCAATGAGGGAGGAACTCCAGGAAAAAGAATCTGAGATCTCTGCTCTCAACAAAACAATTAATGACCTTAATGTTAGACTGGAAAGCACAGTAAGTTTAACAGAGAAGGAAGCAGCCATGTCTCTGTTAAGCAAGCAACATCAAGAGGATCGGTTGCAGTTGTTAAACCAAGTACAGGAGTTATCATCCAGAGTTGAGATGCTGGGTCAAGAAAAAGCCTTGGCTCTTGACCAGGTAGATCAGTGCACGGCCAAGCTGTCAGAGTGGAAAACGAAAGCACAAACCAAGTTTACCCAAAATCATGACACTATTAAAGATTTGCAGAGCAAACTTGAATTAAGCAATATTGAAGGCAATAAAAAAGATGAAGAGCTCAATAAATTGAAGGAGCAGCTAGCTCAACAAAGCAAGAATATCGATAGTTTAAGAAGTGAATTGgaacaaaagcagaacagaagggGAAAGCAAGAAAGTGATTTAACTGCAAAGATAAACCACCAAGCAGCAAGAATTGCTGAGCTAGAAGAACACGTTGCTCAGAAGACTTCAGAAAATGATTCCTTGAGGGAAGAACTTAAAAAGCATAATGAACAAAAAGACATGGAGCAGCAAGAGATAGCATGGCAACTCCAGCAGGCAGAGAAGGTGGCTTTTGAAAAGGACAATAGATTTAAGGAGGCCGAAGAAAAGGTGCTTCATCTTGAGAAGCAAATAGGTTCGCTGAAAGCTGAATTTGAATCAAAGGAGAGGGAGTTTGATCAAATGAAGTCAGCAATActtaaaagcaaagaggaagaactgaaagaattaGAAGAGAAACTGAATGCAGAGAACAGCACTAAGCTGACAGATCTGAAAAAGAAGGCAGAGCAAAAAATTGGTTCTATTAGAAGGCAATTGATGTCtcagatggaagaaaaagaacagcaatTTCAGCAGGATAAAGAAAATCAGTTAAGAGAATTGGAGCAAAAAGTGCAGGAGAGAGATGCCAAAATTGAGTCCTTAGAATTAACAATTAAGTCAACGAGAGATCCCAcagcattagaaaaagaaatgctgcaaaaagTAGAGAGTGTAAAAGCTGCTGTAGAACAAGATAAAAACAACATGCTTGAGAGTGTCAAACAGACATATGAAGAGAAAATTCACATATTACACAAGGACTTAACTGAAAAAGATGGATTGTTGGAGAAGTATGAAAAGGAACAACAAAAGAGTATTGACTCTCACCTAGAACTGCAAAACAAACAGGTAGAACTCCTTAAAACACTAGAATGCATTGAGAAGAGTTATCAGGAGGAGCAGAGTAGGACAGAAAGCCTTAAGAAAGAACTCGAGGAGCAGACCAAGAAATACTCATTGTTAGCAGATGAGCATGCTCGTTGTGGTGGCGATTTAGCAAGCAGTAGGGAAGAATTAAAAgctaaagaacagaaatgtcttGATATGGAGAACATAGTTGGtgatttccagaaaaaaatgcaggaaaaggaggcagTTAGCCAATCTTTGGAACAGAAGATCAAAGAGTTGGAAAATAACCtggtgaaggaaaatgaagtgcATAAGATTGAGGTGGAAGATGTGAGTTTGAGATatgaagaaaagctaaaaagtTTACAGCAGCAGTTGGATGAAAGAAATGGTAGTCTGAAAGCTTTTGAGGAAAATGCTGCTGAGAAGGCAAAGTCAGGTTTGGAGCTGCAGAAGGTACTAGATGATATGCAGAACCAGCAGAAGGACTTGCAGGCTAAACTGGAAGAGACTGAAAGGGAGAAGCAGAAACTACGCAAGGAAGTGAATAATCTTCAAAAAGACTTACGTGCTCTGCGAAAAGAACATCAGCAGGAGcttgaaatactgaagaaagaGTCCTTAGAAGAAATGGAGCAGAAAATCAG ATGTGAACAAGAAGACATAGAGTTAAAGCACAACTCCACCATAAAGCAGTTAATGAGAGAGTTCAACACTCAGCTGGCtcagaaagagagagaattagaaacagcagtaaaagagaCTATGA GCAAAGCCCAGGATGTAGAAAATGAATTGATAGAAAATCATCACATAGAGACAACACAGTTGCGTAAAAAAATTGCTGAAAAAGATGATGATCTAAAAAGGACTgtgaaaaaatatgaagaaatccTTGAG GCTCGTGAAGAAGAGATGACAGCAAAAGTTCAtgagctgcaggcacagctaGAAGACTTGAAAAAGGAACACAAAGAAAGGATGGCAGAAGAGGAACGTTGGAACAATGAAAAA GTCACAATAACAGAGCTTCAG GCCCAGCTTGCACAGAAGACCACACTAGTCAATGATTCAAAACTGAAGGAGCAGGAGTTCAAAGAGCAG ATTAATGTACtagaagacaggttgagaaatTATGAGAAGAATATGTATGTCACATCAGTTGGAACACCATACAGAG ATGGAAGCCTTCACCATACTGACGTTTCCCTCTTTGGGGAGCCTACTGAGTTTGAATACTTGAGGAAAGTGCTCTTCGAATATATGATGGGTCGAGAGACAAAG ACAATGGCCAAGGTTATAACAACAGTGCTGAAGTTCCCAGCAGATCAGACTCAGAAGATCCTAGAACGAGAAGATGCTCGGCCATTG TTTGCCTCACCTCGCAGTGGTATCTTCTGA